A region of Mugil cephalus isolate CIBA_MC_2020 chromosome 3, CIBA_Mcephalus_1.1, whole genome shotgun sequence DNA encodes the following proteins:
- the LOC125005087 gene encoding cytochrome b5, translated as MGEEINDNLANTGDIPANNTNAEENGQTVDGGAKYYTLEDIRVHNMSTDTWLIIHDKVYDITSFLEEHPGGEEVLLEQAGADATESFEDVGHSTDAREMLQQYYIGELHMDDRKKEETKVHDTKSSESSSWTTWLIPAVVAAVVGVVYRFYMLEHKSS; from the exons ATGGGCGAGGAGATTAACGACAACCTTGCTAATACAGGCGATATACCTGCAAATAACACCAATGCCGAGGAAAACGGGCAAACAGTAGATGGCGGCGCGAAATATTACACATTAGAGGATATAAGAGTACATAACATGAGCACTGACACATGGCTCATCATCCACGATAAAGTATACGACATCACgagttttcttgaagag CATCCAGGCGGTGAGGAGGTTTTGTTGGAGCAGGCTGGTGCTGACGCCACAGAGAGCTTTGAGGATGTGGGTCACTCCACAGATGCCAGGGAGATGCTACAGCAGTACTACATCGGGGAGCTTCACATG GATGacaggaaaaaggaggaaacg aagGTCCACGACACAAAGTCATCGGAATCGAG CTCCTGGACCACGTGGTTGATACCTGCCGTTGTTGCAGCAGTTGTTGGTGTCGTGTATCGCTTCTACATGTTGGAACACAAGTCGTCTTGA
- the zgc:162592 gene encoding probable G-protein coupled receptor 21: protein MSTSLNLSASDDSNLSDIHPERLQELSHRSVKVGIIIVLGVMITLGNVAVLMVITSSVAGWSRNSRYFLLSLTAADSAFGLLVMPLNLWVSLLKDYTEGPDALCHVVAFCNATVYSTCMYTLATISLERYIAVFYPLQYSSLLTRKRTLLLIAFAWCFPPLILSPISFPDGIIEVHFSTASLVCNPSYSTNAGYSLSLTCFIFFPCSIVMTYANLRVWCAAKRQRLQLRKYDGARRSRHNVASRVLVPMMAAYYTCWTPCMAAMIYNAVSGSSAPEWIEFVVVWLPTSNGFLNCIFYFWINRSFRRKFRLVLQKIALSLCPELADTLGCCSVSKTQFVSGILDNNNSVHERSSSVSSTCTLLSLA from the exons ATGTCTACAAGTCTTAACCTCTCAGCTTCTGACGACTCCAACCTGTCAGATATCCACCCGGAGAGGCTACAGGAGCTCTCCCACCGCTCCGTCAAAGTGGGCATAATTATCGTTCTGGGAGTGATGATCACTTTGGGCAATGTTGCAGTTCTCATGGTTATTACTTCGTCTGTGGCAGGTTGGTCGAGAAACTCTCGGtacttcctcctgtctctcacCGCCGCAGACTCTGCGTTTGGACTGCTGGTCATGCCCTTGAATCTCTGGGTGAGTCTGCTGAAGGACTACACCGAAGGGCCAGATGCTCTTTGTCATGTCGTGGCCTTTTGCAACGCCACCGTCTACTCCACCTGCATGTACACCCTGGCCACTATAAGCCTGGAGAGGTACATTGCAGTGTTTTACCCGCTCCAGTACTCCTCTCTGTTGACTAGAAAAAGAACGTTGCTCCTGATTGCTTTCGCCTGGTGTTTCCCTCCCTTAATCCTGTCGCCGATATCATTCCCGGACGGCATTATCGAGGTTCACTTTTCTACCGCATCACTGGTCTGCAATCCATCATACTCTACAAATGCTGGGTACTCCCTAAGCTTGACGTGTTTTATATTCTTCCCTTGCTCCATCGTCATGACATATGCCAACCTGAGAGTGTGGTGCGCAGCCAAAAGGCAGAGGCTGCAACTGCGCAAATACGACGGTGCGCGCCGCAGCAGGCACAATGTGGCATCCAGAGTGCTTGTGCCTATGATGGCAGCCTACTACACCTGCTGGACACCATGCATGGCAGCTATGATCTACAATG CAGTATCAGGTAGCAGCGCGCCAGAGTGGATTGAGTTTGTGGTGGTATGGCTGCCGACTTCCAATGGTTTCCTCAACTGCATCTTCTATTTCTGGATAAACCGAAGCTTTCGCAGGAAATTCCGCCTAGTCCTCCAGAAGattgctctttctctctgtcctgaATTGGCTGACACACTTGGATGCTGCAGTGTTTCAAAGACACAGTTTGTGTCAGGAATTCTGGATAATAACAACAGTGTCCATGAGCGCTCTTCCAGTGTGTCCTCCACCTGCACCCTGCTGAGTTTGGCTTAG